The Fusobacterium necrophorum subsp. necrophorum genome has a window encoding:
- a CDS encoding OmpA family protein: MGRKSTKIGILFFLFLFSLPSFAVQKLTTTQMRENSIRINALELKEMDIHLKKVTVVLDERALNFDFDKWNIKEQYYEVLENLKEYILANDYEVVIEGHTDSIGTNAYNMGLSLKRANSTKEKLIEFGLPADRIVGISGKGEESPIATNETPEGRSQNRRVEFHLEKIGDKE; this comes from the coding sequence GTGGGTAGAAAATCGACAAAAATAGGAATTTTGTTTTTCTTATTTCTATTCTCTTTGCCTAGCTTTGCAGTACAAAAATTGACAACGACACAAATGAGGGAAAATAGCATAAGAATTAATGCGCTAGAGCTAAAAGAAATGGATATCCATTTAAAAAAAGTGACAGTAGTGTTAGATGAAAGAGCTTTAAATTTTGATTTTGATAAATGGAATATAAAAGAACAGTATTATGAAGTATTAGAAAACTTAAAAGAATATATTTTGGCAAATGATTATGAAGTTGTCATTGAAGGTCATACAGACTCGATAGGAACAAATGCATACAATATGGGCTTGTCTCTCAAGAGAGCAAACAGTACAAAAGAGAAATTGATAGAGTTTGGTTTGCCGGCAGATAGAATTGTCGGAATAAGTGGAAAGGGAGAAGAAAGTCCTATAGCTACGAATGAAACACCGGAAGGAAGATCACAAAATCGTAGGGTAGAATTCCATTTAGAAAAAATAGGAGATAAGGAATAA
- a CDS encoding FAD-I family protein — protein sequence MRKIYKILEVGIAIFLISGVSYADEARERLLKEAEKRIEEQEKIAKKEAERLEKLAQEEAKRLEEEKKAAEVVATEVVEEAAVAEVVQEAEKKWKDDGAKERLLKEAEKRIAEQEKRAKEEGRLQAEAEEASRKAEEERYQKMSDSEKMNVEIERIKNRVEEINKDISDYHKADEKIKEMETNLEQLKQRTNY from the coding sequence ATGAGAAAAATATATAAGATATTAGAAGTAGGAATAGCTATTTTTTTAATTTCAGGAGTTTCATATGCAGATGAAGCAAGAGAAAGATTGTTGAAGGAAGCGGAAAAGAGGATCGAAGAACAAGAAAAAATTGCCAAAAAAGAAGCAGAAAGGTTAGAGAAGTTAGCCCAAGAAGAAGCAAAGCGATTGGAAGAAGAAAAAAAAGCAGCCGAAGTGGTTGCAACGGAAGTGGTGGAAGAGGCAGCAGTAGCTGAAGTGGTTCAGGAAGCAGAAAAGAAATGGAAAGATGACGGGGCAAAAGAAAGATTGTTGAAAGAAGCAGAAAAAAGAATAGCGGAACAAGAAAAAAGAGCGAAGGAAGAAGGAAGATTACAAGCCGAAGCAGAGGAAGCTTCGAGAAAGGCGGAAGAAGAAAGATATCAAAAAATGTCAGATAGTGAAAAAATGAATGTGGAAATTGAAAGAATCAAAAATAGAGTAGAAGAAATCAATAAGGATATATCAGATTATCACAAAGCGGATGAAAAAATAAAAGAAATGGAAACAAATTTGGAACAATTAAAACAAAGAACGAATTATTAA
- a CDS encoding adhesion protein FadA yields MKRTIFLCISILLLSVLSYSQDNIMETISSIDTEYQELLAKEEEKKVEFTNEKAKLEEELVKLKEKQQGKEKVFEKLQKDAEIRWHRDEYKKLLKRYEEYYKKLIIGIEEREAKIAELEKLLSIMSE; encoded by the coding sequence ATGAAGAGGACGATATTTTTATGTATTTCTATTTTACTTCTTTCTGTATTATCTTATTCACAGGATAATATCATGGAAACAATAAGTTCGATAGACACAGAATATCAAGAGTTATTGGCAAAAGAAGAGGAGAAAAAGGTAGAATTTACCAACGAAAAAGCAAAATTGGAAGAAGAATTGGTAAAATTAAAAGAAAAACAACAAGGAAAAGAGAAGGTTTTTGAAAAATTGCAAAAAGATGCAGAAATTAGATGGCATAGAGATGAGTACAAAAAATTATTGAAAAGATATGAAGAATATTATAAGAAACTCATCATAGGAATAGAAGAAAGAGAAGCAAAAATAGCGGAGTTAGAAAAATTATTGAGTATTATGTCAGAATAA
- a CDS encoding TlpA disulfide reductase family protein: MKYVKIFFLSLLFTLISTALLSIPLDNMDQNGNVTLPNIELLDQYKTQQSLDHYKGKVIVLTFWVTWCKDCMQEMPEMEKLYKEYGENKKEVIFLGVVNPKSDVYSKSRDRVYKKEILEYIKQNNYSIPSLFDETGEVYNTYEIEEYPSTFIINKENYLKFYIKGRVDKEELKQFIDNTLAE; encoded by the coding sequence ATGAAATATGTAAAAATTTTTTTTCTGTCTTTATTGTTTACTCTTATTTCAACTGCTTTGCTATCTATTCCATTAGATAATATGGATCAAAATGGAAATGTGACCTTACCCAATATAGAACTTTTGGATCAGTATAAAACACAACAGAGTTTAGATCATTATAAAGGAAAAGTGATTGTTCTTACTTTTTGGGTCACTTGGTGTAAAGATTGTATGCAAGAAATGCCAGAGATGGAAAAATTATACAAAGAATATGGCGAAAATAAAAAAGAGGTTATCTTTTTAGGGGTGGTAAATCCTAAATCGGATGTTTATTCCAAAAGTCGAGATAGAGTTTATAAAAAAGAAATTCTGGAGTATATTAAGCAAAACAATTACAGTATTCCTAGTTTATTTGATGAAACCGGGGAAGTATACAATACATATGAAATAGAAGAATACCCTTCCACTTTTATTATCAATAAAGAGAATTATTTAAAATTTTACATCAAAGGAAGAGTGGATAAAGAAGAATTGAAACAATTCATTGATAATACTTTGGCAGAATAA
- the map gene encoding type I methionyl aminopeptidase, which yields MMILKTLEEIKKIEKANQIIARLYRDILPPYIKAGISTRELDKIVEDYIRSQGAIPGCIGVQGLYNEFPAATCISVNEEVVHGIPGERILQEGDIVSVDTVTILDGYYGDSAYTYAVGEIDEEAKKLLEITKKSRKLGIEQAVVGNRIGDIGHTIQKFVEKEGFSVVRDYAGHGVGLAMHEDPMIPNFGRAGRGLKIENGMVLAIEPMINVGSYKVVLHPDGWTVSTKDGKRSAHFEHSIAIVDGKPIVLSEF from the coding sequence ATTATGATTTTAAAAACATTGGAAGAAATTAAAAAAATTGAAAAAGCAAATCAAATCATTGCAAGACTGTATCGAGATATTTTACCACCTTATATCAAGGCAGGAATTTCCACTAGAGAATTAGATAAGATTGTAGAAGACTATATTCGAAGTCAAGGGGCGATTCCCGGTTGTATTGGGGTACAAGGATTGTACAATGAGTTTCCGGCGGCAACTTGCATTTCTGTCAATGAAGAAGTGGTGCATGGAATTCCGGGAGAAAGAATTTTGCAAGAAGGGGATATTGTCAGTGTGGATACCGTTACCATTTTAGATGGATATTATGGGGACTCTGCTTATACCTATGCTGTTGGGGAAATCGATGAAGAAGCCAAAAAGTTATTGGAGATTACTAAAAAATCCAGAAAGCTAGGAATTGAACAGGCTGTTGTAGGTAATCGGATTGGGGACATTGGGCATACCATTCAAAAATTTGTGGAAAAAGAAGGATTTTCTGTGGTACGAGATTATGCAGGGCATGGAGTGGGCTTAGCAATGCATGAGGACCCTATGATTCCTAATTTTGGAAGAGCAGGAAGAGGATTAAAAATTGAAAATGGAATGGTGCTTGCCATTGAGCCTATGATCAATGTGGGAAGTTATAAAGTGGTCCTGCATCCTGACGGATGGACTGTTTCTACGAAAGATGGAAAGCGTTCTGCACACTTTGAACATTCGATTGCTATTGTGGATGGAAAGCCAATTGTTTTAAGTGAATTTTAA
- a CDS encoding adenylate kinase, whose protein sequence is MNIVLFGAPGAGKGTQAKFIVDQYEIPQISTGDILRQAIANKTKLGLEAKKFMDEGKLVPDAVVNGLVEERLGQADCEKGFIMDGFPRTVVQAEELDKILEKLHKKIEKVIALNVKDEEIIERITGRRTSKKTGKIYHMTFNPPVDEDPADLVQRADDTREVVEKRLSTYHEQTAPVLDYYKAQNKVSEIDGSQKMEEITKQIFSILG, encoded by the coding sequence ATGAATATCGTATTATTTGGAGCTCCAGGAGCAGGAAAAGGAACACAAGCAAAATTTATCGTGGATCAATATGAAATTCCACAAATTTCTACAGGAGATATTTTAAGACAAGCGATTGCAAACAAAACAAAATTAGGATTGGAAGCAAAAAAATTTATGGACGAGGGGAAATTAGTTCCCGATGCTGTAGTCAATGGATTGGTGGAAGAAAGATTGGGACAAGCAGATTGTGAAAAAGGATTTATTATGGACGGATTTCCGAGAACTGTTGTACAGGCGGAAGAATTGGATAAAATCCTAGAAAAATTACATAAAAAAATTGAAAAAGTGATTGCATTGAACGTAAAAGACGAGGAAATTATAGAAAGAATTACAGGGCGAAGAACTTCAAAAAAAACAGGTAAAATTTATCATATGACATTTAATCCACCGGTGGATGAAGATCCGGCAGATTTAGTACAAAGAGCTGACGATACCAGAGAAGTGGTAGAGAAAAGACTGAGCACCTACCATGAACAAACTGCTCCTGTATTGGATTATTATAAAGCACAAAATAAAGTGTCTGAAATTGATGGAAGTCAAAAAATGGAAGAGATTACGAAACAAATCTTCTCTATTTTAGGCTAA
- a CDS encoding IS30 family transposase — protein sequence MVQQKYTIKREKGKHLTSIERGKIEAYFKLGYSKTKIAQLIDVSRRTIQREIKRGWVEGLQNSDLSLYDTYSAHKAQRKYNDSQRKKEGNLKIDKNYELINFLENSMLIDKNSPYAALESAKKKGFNVNISLKTLYNYIHKELFIKFTEKDMCYKKDIRKKSLKEKRIRKQGGKSIEQRAQLINNREEIGHFEMDTVVGKRGSSSCLLVLTDRKSRLEVIRKLKSKTVKDVVETVKNIVREYPELIKTITSDNGSEFMNAEAIEELGIEYFYAHSYSSGERGSNENNNKLIRRYIKKGVDIGSISEEEIIRIEEWMNSYPRKLFNGKSSLEVYSKELTKYFFLV from the coding sequence ATGGTTCAACAAAAGTATACTATAAAAAGAGAAAAAGGTAAACATTTAACTTCCATTGAAAGAGGAAAAATTGAAGCTTACTTTAAATTAGGGTATTCTAAAACTAAGATTGCTCAGTTAATTGATGTTTCTAGGAGAACTATTCAAAGAGAAATTAAAAGAGGTTGGGTAGAAGGATTACAAAACTCTGATTTATCTCTTTACGACACATACTCTGCGCATAAAGCTCAAAGAAAATATAATGATTCTCAAAGAAAAAAAGAAGGTAATTTAAAAATAGATAAGAATTATGAATTAATTAATTTTCTAGAAAACTCTATGCTTATTGATAAAAATTCTCCCTATGCAGCTTTAGAAAGTGCTAAAAAGAAGGGTTTCAATGTAAATATATCATTAAAAACATTGTATAACTATATTCATAAAGAATTATTTATAAAATTTACTGAGAAAGATATGTGTTACAAAAAAGATATAAGAAAAAAATCTCTCAAAGAAAAAAGAATAAGAAAACAAGGAGGAAAATCAATAGAACAAAGGGCACAGCTAATTAATAATAGAGAGGAAATAGGTCATTTTGAGATGGACACTGTTGTAGGCAAAAGAGGAAGCTCTTCATGTCTTTTAGTTCTTACAGATAGAAAATCAAGATTAGAAGTAATAAGAAAATTAAAGTCTAAAACAGTAAAAGATGTTGTGGAAACAGTAAAAAATATTGTTAGAGAATATCCAGAACTAATAAAGACAATTACAAGTGATAATGGAAGCGAATTTATGAATGCTGAAGCAATAGAAGAGTTAGGAATAGAATACTTTTATGCGCATAGTTATAGTTCAGGAGAAAGAGGAAGTAATGAAAATAATAATAAATTAATTAGGCGCTATATAAAAAAGGGAGTAGATATAGGTTCTATAAGCGAAGAAGAAATAATAAGAATAGAAGAGTGGATGAATTCATATCCAAGAAAATTATTTAATGGGAAAAGTTCCTTAGAAGTATATTCTAAAGAACTTACAAAATATTTTTTCTTAGTGTGA
- the secY gene encoding preprotein translocase subunit SecY: protein MTLLEKFNSKLSSIMKVPELRDRILFTLLMFLVARIGTFIPAPGVDTDRLAAMTAQNDILGYINMFSGGAFTRVSIFALGIIPYINASIVVSLLAAIIPQIEEIQKEGEAGRNKITQWTRYLTIGIALVQGFGVCMWLQSVGLVFEPGFLFFLTTIVTLTAGTVFLMWVGEQISVKGIGNGVSLLIFLNVISRGPANIVQTIQTMSGSKFLIPVLLAVAAAGILTIMGIVVFQLGQRKIPIHYVGKGFNSRGGMGQNSYIPLKLNSSGVMPVIFASVLMMIPTVMINAIPSKYAIKTTLSMMFNQQHPVYMIVYALVIIFFSFFYTAIVFDPEKVADNLKRGGGTIPGIRPGAETVEYLEGVVTRITWGGAIFLAAISILPFAIFSALGLPVFFGGTGIIIVVGVAIDTVQQIDAHLVMRDYKGFI, encoded by the coding sequence ATGACTTTATTAGAAAAGTTTAATTCCAAGTTAAGTAGTATCATGAAAGTTCCGGAACTTCGAGACAGAATTCTATTTACATTACTGATGTTCTTAGTGGCAAGAATAGGGACCTTTATTCCAGCACCGGGAGTAGATACCGATAGGCTGGCAGCCATGACTGCTCAAAATGATATTTTGGGATATATCAATATGTTCTCAGGAGGAGCCTTTACTCGTGTATCTATTTTCGCACTAGGAATTATTCCTTATATCAATGCCTCTATTGTCGTTAGTTTGTTGGCAGCGATTATTCCTCAAATCGAAGAAATTCAAAAAGAGGGAGAAGCGGGAAGAAATAAAATTACGCAATGGACAAGGTATTTAACCATAGGGATTGCACTGGTACAAGGATTTGGAGTGTGTATGTGGCTGCAATCCGTAGGTTTGGTTTTTGAACCAGGATTTTTATTTTTTCTAACGACAATTGTTACCTTGACGGCAGGAACTGTATTTTTGATGTGGGTAGGAGAACAAATTTCTGTCAAAGGAATTGGAAATGGAGTATCTTTGTTAATCTTCTTGAATGTCATTTCAAGAGGACCGGCTAACATTGTACAAACCATACAAACGATGAGTGGTAGTAAATTTTTAATTCCGGTATTGCTTGCTGTTGCAGCAGCAGGAATTTTAACGATTATGGGAATTGTGGTCTTCCAACTTGGACAAAGAAAAATTCCAATTCACTACGTGGGAAAGGGATTTAACAGTCGAGGAGGCATGGGACAAAATTCGTATATTCCTTTGAAATTAAACAGTTCAGGGGTTATGCCGGTAATTTTTGCATCAGTTTTGATGATGATACCGACCGTTATGATTAATGCCATTCCATCAAAATATGCCATTAAAACAACCTTATCTATGATGTTCAATCAACAACATCCGGTATATATGATAGTATATGCTTTGGTGATTATCTTTTTCTCTTTCTTTTATACGGCTATTGTTTTTGATCCGGAAAAAGTAGCGGATAATTTGAAACGAGGAGGAGGAACCATTCCAGGAATTCGTCCGGGAGCGGAAACGGTTGAATATTTGGAGGGCGTTGTAACTAGAATTACTTGGGGAGGAGCGATATTCCTAGCAGCTATTTCTATTTTACCATTTGCAATTTTTTCTGCTTTGGGATTACCTGTTTTTTTTGGAGGAACAGGAATTATCATTGTGGTGGGAGTTGCGATTGATACAGTACAGCAAATAGATGCTCACTTAGTAATGAGAGATTATAAAGGATTTATATAA
- the rplO gene encoding 50S ribosomal protein L15, whose amino-acid sequence MKLNELTPSVPRKARKRVGRGESSGWGKSAGKGSNGQNSRAGGGVKPYFEGGQMPIYRRVPKRGFSNYPFKKEYALVSLEALNKFEDGATVCPDCLAEMGIIKCACSLVKVLGNGELTKKLTVKAHKITKSAQAAIEGKGGAVEVIEVKTFADVAGNNKK is encoded by the coding sequence ATGAAATTAAATGAATTAACACCTTCAGTTCCTCGAAAAGCTAGAAAAAGAGTCGGAAGAGGAGAATCTTCCGGTTGGGGAAAATCAGCCGGAAAGGGAAGTAACGGACAAAATTCCAGAGCAGGTGGAGGAGTAAAACCTTATTTTGAAGGGGGGCAAATGCCTATCTATAGAAGAGTTCCTAAAAGAGGATTCTCGAATTATCCTTTCAAAAAGGAATATGCTTTAGTAAGTTTAGAAGCTTTAAACAAGTTTGAAGATGGTGCAACTGTATGTCCGGATTGTTTGGCAGAAATGGGTATCATCAAATGTGCTTGTAGTTTAGTAAAAGTATTAGGAAATGGAGAATTGACTAAGAAATTAACTGTAAAAGCTCACAAAATCACAAAATCTGCACAAGCCGCTATTGAAGGAAAAGGCGGAGCTGTAGAGGTTATTGAAGTAAAAACATTTGCAGATGTAGCAGGAAACAATAAAAAATAG
- the rpmD gene encoding 50S ribosomal protein L30, giving the protein MSKLRIELVKSMIGRKPNHIATLKSLGLKKMHDVVEHTMTPELKGKLAQVEYLLKIEEVQA; this is encoded by the coding sequence ATGAGTAAGCTTAGAATAGAATTAGTAAAAAGCATGATCGGAAGAAAACCTAACCACATAGCTACATTAAAGTCGCTAGGGCTTAAGAAAATGCATGATGTGGTTGAACATACAATGACACCTGAGTTAAAAGGAAAATTGGCTCAAGTAGAATACCTATTAAAGATTGAGGAGGTGCAAGCATAA
- the rpsE gene encoding 30S ribosomal protein S5, with translation MSKFTNREEKQYQEKLLKISRVSKTTKGGRTISFSVLAAVGDGEGKIGLGLGKANGVPDAIRKAIASAKRNIVEVSLKGGTVPHEIVGKWGATSLWMAPAYEGTGVIAGSASREILELVGVKDILTKIKGSRNKHNVARATVEALKLLRTAEEIAALRGKEVKDILS, from the coding sequence TTGTCTAAGTTCACAAATAGAGAAGAAAAACAATATCAAGAAAAATTATTAAAGATCTCAAGAGTTTCTAAGACAACAAAAGGAGGAAGAACAATTTCTTTCTCTGTATTAGCGGCTGTTGGAGATGGCGAAGGAAAAATTGGATTGGGATTGGGAAAAGCAAATGGAGTTCCTGATGCAATCCGAAAGGCAATTGCTTCTGCAAAAAGAAATATCGTTGAAGTTTCTTTAAAAGGAGGAACAGTTCCTCACGAAATCGTAGGAAAATGGGGAGCAACATCTTTATGGATGGCACCAGCTTACGAAGGGACTGGAGTTATTGCTGGGTCAGCATCTAGAGAAATTTTGGAATTAGTTGGAGTAAAGGACATTTTAACGAAGATTAAAGGGTCTAGAAATAAACACAATGTAGCAAGAGCTACAGTAGAAGCTTTGAAACTTCTTAGAACTGCGGAAGAAATTGCAGCATTAAGAGGAAAAGAAGTAAAAGATATCTTAAGCTAG
- the rplR gene encoding 50S ribosomal protein L18, producing MFKKVNRASVREKKHLAIRNKISGTAERPRLSVYRSNNNIFAQLIDDVNGVTLVSASTIMKGMKVENGGNIEAAKAVGKTIAERAAEKGIKEVVFDRSGYKYTGRIAALAEAAREAGLSF from the coding sequence TTGTTTAAAAAGGTAAATCGAGCATCTGTAAGAGAAAAGAAACACTTAGCAATTAGAAATAAAATTTCTGGAACTGCAGAAAGACCTAGATTGTCTGTTTACAGATCAAATAACAACATCTTTGCTCAATTAATCGATGACGTTAATGGAGTAACATTAGTATCTGCTTCTACTATTATGAAAGGTATGAAAGTAGAAAATGGTGGGAATATAGAAGCTGCTAAAGCAGTTGGAAAAACAATTGCGGAAAGAGCGGCAGAAAAAGGAATCAAAGAAGTTGTTTTTGACAGATCAGGATATAAATATACTGGAAGAATCGCAGCTTTAGCAGAAGCAGCTAGAGAAGCTGGATTAAGCTTCTAA
- the rplF gene encoding 50S ribosomal protein L6, whose product MSRVGKKPIVVPAGVEVKIDGHKVTVKGPKGTLEKEFNQELTIKLENGEVVVERPNDEPKVRAIHGTTRALIQNMVSGVSEGFKKSLTLVGVGYRAAVKGKGLELSLGYSHPVIIDEVPGITFTVEKNTTILVEGIEKDLVGQIAANIRSKRAPEPYKGKGVKYTDEHIRRKEGKKA is encoded by the coding sequence ATGTCAAGAGTAGGTAAAAAACCTATCGTCGTACCTGCAGGAGTCGAAGTGAAAATCGACGGACATAAGGTTACTGTCAAAGGACCTAAAGGTACATTAGAAAAAGAATTTAATCAAGAATTAACAATAAAATTAGAAAATGGAGAAGTTGTTGTGGAAAGACCTAACGACGAACCAAAAGTGAGAGCTATTCATGGAACAACAAGAGCTTTAATCCAAAATATGGTAAGCGGAGTATCCGAAGGATTTAAAAAATCATTAACTCTAGTCGGGGTTGGATACAGAGCTGCCGTGAAAGGAAAAGGATTGGAATTATCTTTAGGATATTCTCACCCGGTTATCATTGATGAAGTTCCTGGAATTACATTTACTGTAGAAAAGAATACTACAATTCTTGTAGAAGGAATTGAAAAAGATCTTGTTGGACAAATTGCTGCTAACATCAGATCGAAGAGAGCTCCAGAACCTTATAAAGGAAAAGGAGTGAAATACACTGATGAACATATCCGAAGAAAAGAAGGTAAAAAAGCGTAA
- the rpsH gene encoding 30S ribosomal protein S8, which translates to MYLTDPIADMLTRIRNANAVMHEKVDVPFSKMKERIAEILKEQGYISNYKIVTDGTKQNIRVYLKYDGKERVIKGIKRISKPGRRVYSSVEDMPRVLSGLGIAIVSTSKGIVTDKVARMENVGGEVLAFVW; encoded by the coding sequence ATGTATTTAACAGATCCAATTGCTGATATGTTAACAAGAATTAGAAATGCCAATGCGGTAATGCATGAAAAAGTGGATGTTCCTTTTTCTAAAATGAAAGAAAGAATTGCTGAAATTTTAAAAGAACAAGGATATATTTCTAATTATAAAATTGTAACAGACGGTACAAAACAAAATATTAGAGTGTATTTAAAATATGATGGAAAAGAAAGAGTGATTAAAGGGATTAAAAGAATTTCTAAGCCTGGAAGAAGAGTGTACTCTTCTGTAGAAGATATGCCTAGAGTATTATCTGGATTAGGAATCGCTATCGTTTCCACTTCAAAAGGAATTGTTACAGATAAAGTAGCTAGAATGGAAAACGTAGGTGGAGAAGTCCTTGCATTTGTTTGGTAA
- the rpsN gene encoding 30S ribosomal protein S14 produces the protein MAKKSMIARDVRRAELSEKYAEKRAELKKRVAAGDMEAMFELNKLPKDSAAVRRRNRCQLDGRPRGYMREFGISRVKFRQLAGAGVIPGVKKSSW, from the coding sequence ATGGCGAAAAAGTCAATGATCGCAAGAGATGTGAGAAGAGCAGAACTTAGCGAAAAATATGCTGAAAAAAGAGCTGAACTGAAGAAAAGAGTCGCAGCTGGAGATATGGAAGCTATGTTTGAATTAAACAAATTACCAAAAGACTCTGCAGCTGTTAGAAGAAGAAATAGATGTCAACTAGATGGAAGACCTAGAGGATACATGAGAGAGTTTGGAATTTCAAGAGTAAAGTTCAGACAACTGGCTGGAGCTGGAGTTATCCCTGGTGTAAAAAAATCATCTTGGTAA
- the rplE gene encoding 50S ribosomal protein L5: MSKYVSRYHKLYNDVVVPKLMKDLEIKNIMECPKLEKIIVNMGVGEATQNSKLMDAAMADLTIITGQKPLLRKARKSEAGFKLREGMAIGAKVTLRKERMYDFLDRLVNVVLPRVRDFEGVSANAFDGRGNYSLGLADQLVFPEIDFDKVEKLLGMSITMVSSAKTDEEGRALLKAFGMPFKK, from the coding sequence GTGTCAAAATACGTTTCTAGATATCATAAATTATACAATGATGTAGTCGTTCCTAAGTTAATGAAAGATTTAGAAATCAAAAACATCATGGAATGCCCTAAGCTAGAAAAAATCATCGTAAACATGGGAGTGGGAGAAGCAACTCAAAACTCTAAGTTAATGGATGCAGCTATGGCAGATTTAACAATCATTACAGGACAAAAACCTTTGTTAAGAAAAGCTAGAAAGTCGGAAGCAGGATTTAAGTTAAGAGAAGGAATGGCAATTGGAGCTAAAGTTACTCTTAGAAAAGAAAGAATGTATGACTTTTTAGATAGATTGGTAAATGTAGTTCTTCCTCGTGTGAGAGACTTTGAAGGAGTTTCTGCGAATGCATTTGACGGAAGAGGAAACTATTCATTAGGATTGGCTGACCAATTAGTCTTCCCGGAAATTGATTTCGATAAGGTAGAAAAGTTATTGGGAATGTCTATTACTATGGTTTCTTCTGCGAAAACTGATGAAGAAGGAAGAGCACTACTTAAGGCTTTCGGAATGCCTTTCAAAAAGTAA
- the rplX gene encoding 50S ribosomal protein L24, with protein sequence MAKPKIKFVPASLHVKTGDTVYVISGKDKGKTGKVVKVFPKKGKIVVEGVNVVKKHLKPSPVNPQGGVVERAAAIFSSKVMLFDEKAGKPTRVKYELRDGKKVRVSKKSGEII encoded by the coding sequence GTGGCTAAACCTAAGATTAAATTCGTGCCTGCTTCTTTACACGTAAAGACAGGAGATACTGTGTATGTAATTTCTGGTAAAGATAAAGGTAAGACAGGAAAGGTAGTAAAAGTTTTTCCTAAGAAAGGAAAAATAGTGGTAGAGGGAGTCAATGTTGTAAAGAAACATTTGAAGCCAAGTCCAGTGAACCCACAAGGTGGAGTTGTAGAAAGAGCAGCTGCCATTTTTTCTTCAAAAGTAATGTTGTTTGATGAAAAAGCTGGAAAACCAACTAGAGTAAAATATGAACTAAGAGATGGAAAGAAAGTAAGAGTTTCTAAGAAATCAGGAGAAATTATCTAA
- the rplN gene encoding 50S ribosomal protein L14 has product MVQQQTILNVADNSGAKKLMVIRVLGGSKKRFGRIGDIVVASVKEAIPGGNVKKGDVIKAVIVRTRKETRRDDGSYIKFDDNAAVVINNNNEPKATRIFGPVARELRAKNFMKILSLAPEVI; this is encoded by the coding sequence ATGGTACAACAACAAACTATCCTTAATGTTGCTGATAACTCTGGAGCTAAAAAACTTATGGTAATCAGAGTTTTAGGAGGATCTAAGAAAAGATTCGGAAGAATTGGTGACATCGTTGTAGCATCAGTTAAGGAAGCTATCCCTGGTGGAAACGTAAAAAAAGGTGACGTAATAAAAGCTGTTATTGTAAGAACAAGAAAAGAAACTAGAAGAGACGACGGATCATATATTAAATTTGATGACAACGCAGCTGTTGTAATCAACAACAACAATGAACCAAAAGCAACTAGAATCTTTGGACCAGTAGCAAGAGAGTTGAGAGCTAAAAACTTTATGAAAATTTTATCTCTGGCTCCGGAAGTAATATAA
- the rpsQ gene encoding 30S ribosomal protein S17: protein MRNERKVKEGIVVSNKMEKTIVVAIETMALHPIYKKRVKKTTKFKAHDEENVAQVGDKVRIMETRPLSKDKNWRLVEIIEKAR from the coding sequence TTGAGAAACGAAAGAAAAGTAAAGGAAGGAATCGTTGTTTCAAACAAAATGGAAAAAACAATTGTAGTTGCGATTGAAACAATGGCTTTACACCCAATTTATAAAAAACGAGTAAAAAAGACAACAAAATTCAAAGCACATGATGAAGAAAATGTCGCACAAGTTGGAGATAAAGTAAGAATTATGGAAACTAGACCACTATCCAAAGATAAAAATTGGAGATTAGTGGAAATTATTGAAAAAGCTAGATAA